From Flavobacterium arcticum, the proteins below share one genomic window:
- a CDS encoding phytanoyl-CoA dioxygenase family protein, which produces MDFSTYKTEIEKDGFTIIPNVFSENDVNTIVSYINEVNTSSETFRKSANLFAIRQFLKEVPKVKRELFNNNLKSIVSSIFGEDYFVVKSIYFDKPEESNWFVSYHQDLTISVNTKSDIEGYSSWTVKQGQFAVQPPINVLENIYTIRIHLDNTTEENGVLKVVPQSHNKEIYRPETIDWNTETETICNVDKGGIMIMKPLLLHSSSRTTNNKRRRVIHIEFSNKELPQEIHWAEKLSIN; this is translated from the coding sequence ATGGATTTTTCAACGTATAAAACTGAAATAGAAAAAGATGGTTTTACTATAATCCCAAATGTATTCTCAGAGAATGATGTAAATACTATAGTTTCATATATAAATGAAGTTAATACTTCATCGGAAACTTTCCGTAAATCAGCAAATCTATTTGCTATTCGACAGTTTTTAAAGGAAGTGCCTAAAGTAAAAAGGGAGTTATTTAATAATAATCTCAAATCGATTGTAAGTTCTATTTTTGGAGAGGATTATTTTGTAGTAAAATCTATTTATTTTGATAAGCCCGAAGAATCGAACTGGTTTGTATCCTACCATCAAGACTTAACTATATCTGTCAACACAAAATCAGATATTGAGGGTTACAGTTCTTGGACAGTTAAACAAGGACAGTTTGCCGTACAACCTCCAATAAATGTATTAGAAAACATATATACTATTCGTATTCATTTAGATAACACTACTGAAGAAAATGGTGTATTAAAAGTAGTACCACAATCTCATAACAAAGAAATTTATAGACCTGAAACCATAGATTGGAATACAGAAACAGAAACCATATGTAATGTAGATAAAGGTGGTATCATGATTATGAAGCCTTTATTATTACACAGTTCAAGCAGAACAACCAATAATAAAAGACGTAGAGTAATACATATTGAATTCTCTAATAAAGAATTGCCACAAGAAAT